The proteins below are encoded in one region of Triticum aestivum cultivar Chinese Spring chromosome 1B, IWGSC CS RefSeq v2.1, whole genome shotgun sequence:
- the LOC123093362 gene encoding solute carrier family 35 member F2-like, protein MVTTDIKKKAATGLLLVLFLGQLLAFSMAGASFASSFLANLGVDAPLTQSFFAYLLLTLVYLPIFLHRRQKPRIPWYWYLALAFVDTQGGYLVVKAYQYSSITSVTLLDCWTVVWVIILTWYALGTRYSFWQFLGAGTCVAGLGLVLLSDAKSSDEQDPGQMPLLGDALVIVGTVCFAFSNVGAEYCVKKNDRVELVAMVGLFQLLVSTIQIFIFERKSLEAIAWSPTTISSFAGYAIAIFTFSSITPFVLKMSGSTLFNLSLLTSDMWAVAIRLLFYQQQINWLYYLAFSVVAIGLIVYSLNESSPVDGTTKGTEAAAHYQQLPSEGSSTSGSNLDSQENKQLEEAHIC, encoded by the exons ATGGTCACCACGGATATCAAGAAGAAGGCTGCGACGGGTCTGCTGCTCGTGCTCTTCCTCGGCCAGCTCTTGGCCTTCTCCATGGCAGGCGCCAGCTTCGCCTCGTCCTTCCTTGCCAATCTTG GAGTTGATGCACCACTCACACAGTCATTCTTCGCATACCTCCTGTTGACCTTAGTTTATTTACCAATCTTCTTGCATCGACGACAAAAGCCGCGG ATACCTTGGTATTGGTACTTAGCGTTGGCCTTCGTCGATACGCAGGGGGGCTATCTGG TTGTCAAGGCATACCAGTACTCATCGATCACCAGTGTAACATTGTTGGATTGTTGGACTGTTGTCTGGGTCATCATACTCACATGGTACGCACTAGGCACGAGATACTCTTTCTGGCAATTTCTAGGGGCAGGGACCTGCGTGGCAGGCCTAGGTCTTGTGCTCCTTTCAGATGCAAAATCTTCAGATGAGCAAG ATCCAGGTCAAATGCCACTTCTAGGGGATGCCCTTGTTATTGTCGGGACAGTTTGCTTTGCATTTAGCAATGTTGGGGCG GAATACTGTGTCAAGAAGAACGACCGAGTGGAACTTGTTGCGATGGTTGGACTATTTCAGTTGCTTGTCAGTACAATTCAGAT ATTTATATTTGAAAGAAAGAGCCTAGAAGCAATTGCCTGGTCTCCAACAACG ATTAGTTCATTCGCTGGATATGCCATTGCAATATTTACGTTCTCCTCCATTACTCCATTTGTCCTTAAG ATGAGTGGATCAACGTTGTTTAATCTCTCACTCTTGACATCTGACATGTGGGCAGTAGCCATTCGACTATTGTTCTATCAACAACAG ATCAACTGGCTGTACTACCTAGCATTCTCAGTTGTGGCCATTGGATTAATCGTCTACTCACTGAA TGAGAGTTCTCCGGTCGATGGAACAACTAAGGGTACAGAAGCGGCAGCTCACTATCAACAACTTCCAAGTGAAGGTAGCTCAACAAGTGGTTCTAATTTGGACAGCCAAGAAAACAAGCAACTGGAAGAAGCTCACATCTGTTAG